In the genome of Altererythrobacter sp. TH136, one region contains:
- a CDS encoding tyrosine recombinase produces the protein MAAGTGPVEDFLAMLAAERGAAANTLAAYRRDLEGAAGHVGDLATADSTTLARLGTAWSDLAPASVARKSSALRQFYAFLIDENVREDDPSSGLPRPVARRPLPKILSHYEVEALFSRAELEAATESPPALRMLALLELLYGSGLRATELVSLPVTAVPRDAPLLTVTGKGGQSRMVPVSSAARTALISWLATRPPGRFLFPSRAGTHLTRVRLFQLIKELAIRAGLPPEKVSPHVLRHAFATHLLEGGADLRVLQTLLGHADIATTQIYTHVDAARLVTLVNERHPLARARRGD, from the coding sequence ATGGCGGCTGGCACGGGCCCGGTCGAAGATTTCCTCGCGATGCTGGCAGCCGAACGCGGCGCGGCGGCCAACACGCTGGCCGCCTATCGCCGAGACCTGGAGGGAGCCGCCGGGCACGTCGGCGATCTGGCGACAGCCGACTCCACGACGCTCGCCAGGTTGGGCACCGCGTGGTCCGATCTCGCGCCGGCGAGCGTCGCGCGGAAATCGTCTGCGCTGCGTCAGTTCTACGCCTTTTTGATCGACGAGAACGTGCGCGAAGACGATCCGAGCAGCGGGCTTCCGCGCCCCGTCGCCCGCCGCCCGCTGCCCAAGATCTTGTCACACTACGAAGTCGAGGCCCTGTTCAGCCGCGCGGAGCTGGAGGCGGCAACTGAAAGTCCGCCGGCCTTGCGGATGCTGGCGTTGCTGGAACTGCTTTATGGATCGGGCTTGCGCGCGACAGAGCTGGTTTCATTGCCGGTGACGGCGGTGCCGCGCGATGCGCCGCTGCTGACGGTGACGGGGAAGGGGGGGCAATCGCGCATGGTACCCGTCAGTTCCGCCGCCCGTACTGCGCTTATCAGCTGGCTGGCGACCCGGCCGCCGGGGCGGTTCCTGTTCCCCTCCCGCGCGGGCACGCACCTGACCCGGGTCAGGCTGTTTCAACTGATCAAGGAACTGGCGATTCGCGCTGGCCTGCCCCCTGAAAAAGTCAGCCCGCACGTCCTGCGCCATGCCTTCGCAACTCACCTGCTGGAAGGCGGCGCGGACCTGAGGGTGCTGCAGACCCTGCTCGGCCATGCCGACATCGCCACGACCCAGATCTATACCCACGTCGATGCCGCGCGGTTGGTGACGCTGGTCAATGAGCGCCACCCGCTTGCACGGGCGCGCCGGGGGGACTAG
- a CDS encoding acetyl-CoA carboxylase carboxyltransferase subunit alpha, with product MQSYLEFEKPVASLDKRIAELRAAAAGDEVDISSELAKLEAKSAELLATTYAGLTPWQKTQVARHPHRPHFRDYVAHAFDEFVPLGGDRLYGDDQAIIGGLARIDGRKVVLIGHEKGHDTQTRIRHNFGMGKPEGYRKAIRLMELAGRFGLPVVTLVDTSGAFPGIEAEERGQAEAIARSTEACLALPVPMVAVIVGEGGSGGAVALASAERVLMLEHAVYSVISPEGCASILWRTAERAPDAAEAMKVTAQHLERLGVIDRIVPEPMGGAHRDPVGAARALGSAIAQEIDALTKLPADVIRRMREDRFLAMGAG from the coding sequence ATGCAGTCTTATCTCGAATTCGAGAAGCCCGTCGCCTCGCTGGACAAGCGCATCGCAGAGTTGCGCGCGGCCGCCGCCGGTGACGAAGTCGACATCTCGAGCGAACTCGCGAAGCTGGAGGCCAAGAGCGCCGAACTGCTGGCCACGACTTACGCGGGGCTCACTCCCTGGCAGAAGACGCAGGTCGCGCGCCATCCGCACCGGCCCCACTTCCGCGATTACGTCGCCCACGCGTTCGATGAGTTCGTGCCGCTGGGCGGTGATCGCCTGTACGGCGACGATCAGGCGATCATCGGCGGATTGGCCAGGATCGATGGCCGCAAGGTCGTCCTGATCGGGCACGAGAAGGGCCACGATACGCAGACCCGCATCCGCCATAATTTCGGGATGGGAAAGCCGGAGGGGTATCGCAAGGCGATCCGCCTGATGGAGCTGGCCGGCCGTTTCGGCCTGCCGGTGGTGACGCTGGTCGACACGTCTGGGGCATTCCCGGGGATCGAGGCCGAGGAGCGCGGCCAGGCTGAAGCTATCGCCCGCTCGACCGAAGCGTGCCTGGCATTGCCGGTGCCGATGGTCGCCGTGATCGTGGGCGAGGGCGGATCGGGCGGGGCGGTCGCGCTTGCCAGCGCCGAGCGAGTCCTGATGCTGGAACACGCCGTTTATTCGGTAATCAGCCCCGAAGGCTGCGCATCGATCCTGTGGCGAACCGCGGAAAGGGCGCCCGACGCGGCAGAGGCAATGAAGGTCACGGCACAGCACCTTGAGCGTCTGGGCGTGATCGACCGCATCGTGCCCGAACCGATGGGGGGCGCACACCGCGATCCCGTCGGCGCGGCGAGGGCGCTCGGCAGCGCGATCGCGCAGGAGATCGACGCGCTTACCAAGTTGCCCGCCGATGTGATCCGGCGGATGCGGGAGGACCGCTTCCTCGCGATGGGCGCCGGCTGA
- a CDS encoding enoyl-CoA hydratase-related protein: MADYETILTERQGGVLKITLNRPERLNAASIELAEELGAAFYDLGDARSVLITGAGKGFCSGADLAARGESSAIQQKGGSHRALQNYYNPLLSQILRCPVPVVTAVNGPAAGVGCSIALAGDFVLAGQSAYFLQAFVNIGLVPDGGSTWLLARAIGRARATRMMMLGEKIGAEQAEDWGLIYRAVDDAALMDEAMALATRLSEGPTVAYRTMKSNIQTALDGTLPQVFLAEAEGQRVAGASADAAEGGMAFLQKRKAAFKGA, from the coding sequence GTGGCCGATTACGAAACGATTCTGACCGAGCGCCAGGGCGGCGTGCTCAAGATCACGCTCAACCGGCCCGAGCGGCTCAACGCTGCCTCGATCGAGCTGGCGGAAGAACTCGGCGCCGCGTTCTATGACCTGGGCGATGCGCGCAGCGTTCTGATCACCGGCGCGGGCAAGGGGTTCTGCTCGGGCGCGGACCTTGCGGCGCGCGGCGAGTCGAGCGCGATCCAGCAGAAGGGCGGCAGCCACCGCGCGCTGCAGAACTACTACAACCCGCTGCTCAGCCAGATCCTGCGCTGCCCAGTGCCGGTGGTGACCGCGGTCAACGGTCCGGCCGCCGGCGTCGGCTGCTCGATCGCGCTGGCGGGCGATTTCGTCCTCGCGGGCCAGAGCGCGTATTTCCTGCAGGCGTTCGTCAACATCGGGCTGGTGCCCGACGGCGGATCGACCTGGTTGCTCGCCCGCGCCATCGGCCGCGCCCGCGCCACGCGCATGATGATGCTTGGTGAGAAGATCGGTGCTGAGCAGGCTGAAGATTGGGGGCTTATCTACCGCGCGGTGGACGACGCGGCGCTGATGGACGAGGCGATGGCGCTCGCCACCCGCCTGTCGGAAGGACCGACCGTCGCCTACCGCACGATGAAGTCAAACATCCAGACCGCGCTCGACGGGACGCTGCCGCAGGTCTTTCTGGCCGAGGCCGAGGGTCAGCGGGTGGCGGGCGCCAGCGCCGATGCGGCGGAGGGCGGGATGGCTTTCCTTCAGAAGCGCAAAGCCGCCTTCAAGGGAGCCTGA
- the scpA gene encoding methylmalonyl-CoA mutase, which yields MTDKTKADWQALADKEVKGRDLAWHTPEGFAIQPLYTADDVPADPGVPGFAPFTRGVKASMYAGRPWTIRQYAGFSTAEESNAFYRRNLAMGQKGLSVAFDLATHRGYDSDHPRVVGDVGKAGVAIDTVKDMEILFDGIPLDQMSVSMTMNGAVIPVLAFFIVAAERQGVSQDKLDGTIQNDILKEFMVRNTYIYPPEPSMRIVADIIAYTSANMPKFNSISISGYHMHEAGATAVQELAFTIADGKEYAQRAMAAGLDIDAFAGRLSFFFGIGMNFFMEVAKLRAARTLWWRTMEELGAKSERSKMLRTHCQTSGVSLQEQDPYNNVIRTTVEAMAAVLGGTQSLHTNALDEAIALPTDFSARIARNTQLVLQEESGITNVVDPLGGSYYIEALTAKLVKEAEELICAADAAGGMTAYVATGRPKAAIEEAAAAKQAKVDRGETVIVGVNKYRKASEDHLDTLDIDNHAVRDGQIARLQAVRAARDEAACQAALAALTDGARAGGNLLALAVETARHDATLGEISSAMEQAFGRYDTVPTPVKGIYSAAYEGDPRYQQVADGVQAVARRLGRAPRIMVAKMGQDGHDRGANVIASAFADMGFDVVSGPLFQTPAETRDMALAREVDAIGASSLAAGHKTLIPELIQLLREAGRADIKVVAGGVIPPQDYDFLREAGVQGIYGPGSNVVECAADLLRLLGHNMPPLGSELEAAE from the coding sequence ATGACGGACAAGACCAAAGCTGACTGGCAGGCGCTCGCAGACAAGGAAGTGAAGGGCAGGGACCTGGCGTGGCACACGCCGGAAGGGTTCGCGATCCAGCCGCTCTACACGGCGGACGACGTGCCGGCCGATCCAGGGGTGCCCGGCTTCGCCCCGTTCACCCGCGGCGTGAAGGCGAGCATGTACGCCGGACGCCCGTGGACGATCCGCCAGTACGCCGGCTTCTCCACGGCGGAAGAGTCCAATGCGTTCTATCGCCGCAACCTGGCTATGGGGCAAAAGGGGCTGTCGGTCGCGTTCGATCTTGCCACGCACCGGGGATACGACAGCGATCACCCGCGCGTAGTCGGCGACGTCGGCAAGGCGGGGGTGGCGATCGATACCGTCAAGGACATGGAGATCCTGTTCGACGGCATCCCGCTCGATCAGATGAGCGTTTCCATGACGATGAACGGCGCGGTGATCCCGGTGCTGGCGTTCTTCATCGTCGCGGCGGAGCGGCAGGGGGTGAGCCAGGACAAGCTCGACGGGACCATCCAGAACGACATCCTGAAGGAGTTCATGGTCCGCAACACCTACATCTATCCGCCTGAACCGAGCATGCGGATTGTCGCAGATATCATCGCATATACCTCGGCCAACATGCCGAAATTCAACAGCATTTCGATTTCCGGCTATCACATGCACGAAGCCGGCGCGACCGCAGTGCAGGAATTGGCGTTTACCATCGCCGACGGCAAGGAATACGCCCAGCGCGCAATGGCCGCCGGGCTCGACATCGACGCCTTCGCCGGACGGTTGAGCTTCTTCTTCGGGATCGGGATGAACTTCTTCATGGAGGTCGCCAAGCTGCGCGCGGCGCGCACGCTGTGGTGGCGGACGATGGAGGAACTGGGCGCCAAGAGCGAGCGGTCGAAGATGCTGCGGACGCATTGCCAGACCAGCGGCGTCAGCCTGCAGGAGCAGGACCCGTACAACAACGTGATCCGCACCACGGTGGAAGCGATGGCGGCGGTGCTGGGCGGCACGCAGAGCCTGCACACCAACGCGCTCGACGAGGCGATCGCCTTGCCGACCGATTTTTCCGCCCGCATCGCCCGCAACACCCAGCTGGTTCTGCAGGAAGAGAGCGGGATCACCAACGTCGTCGATCCCCTCGGCGGATCATATTACATCGAAGCTTTGACCGCCAAGCTGGTGAAAGAAGCGGAAGAATTGATCTGTGCGGCGGATGCGGCCGGCGGGATGACGGCCTATGTCGCGACCGGCCGGCCCAAGGCAGCGATCGAGGAAGCGGCCGCTGCCAAACAGGCGAAAGTCGATCGCGGCGAGACGGTGATCGTCGGGGTCAACAAGTACCGCAAGGCGAGCGAAGATCACCTCGACACGCTCGACATCGACAACCACGCGGTCCGCGACGGGCAGATCGCCCGGCTGCAAGCAGTTCGCGCGGCGCGCGACGAGGCGGCCTGTCAGGCGGCACTGGCCGCGCTGACCGATGGGGCGCGAGCTGGCGGCAACCTGCTCGCCCTGGCGGTGGAAACGGCCCGGCACGATGCGACGCTGGGGGAAATCTCCAGTGCGATGGAACAGGCGTTCGGCCGTTACGACACGGTGCCAACCCCGGTGAAGGGCATCTACAGCGCCGCTTACGAGGGTGATCCGCGGTACCAGCAAGTGGCGGACGGGGTGCAGGCGGTCGCCCGCCGGCTGGGCCGCGCGCCCAGGATCATGGTCGCCAAGATGGGACAGGACGGGCATGACCGGGGTGCCAATGTCATCGCCTCGGCCTTTGCCGACATGGGTTTCGACGTCGTCAGCGGCCCGCTTTTCCAGACCCCGGCCGAAACCCGCGACATGGCGTTGGCGCGTGAGGTCGACGCGATCGGCGCGAGCAGCCTTGCCGCCGGGCACAAGACCCTGATCCCGGAACTGATCCAGCTACTGCGCGAAGCGGGGCGGGCGGATATCAAGGTGGTCGCGGGCGGCGTGATCCCGCCACAGGACTATGACTTCCTGCGCGAGGCGGGGGTGCAGGGCATCTATGGCCCGGGGTCCAACGTGGTCGAATGCGCGGCGGACCTGCTGCGCCTGCTCGGCCATAATATGCCGCCGCTGGGAAGCGAGCTGGAAGCGGCCGAATGA
- a CDS encoding DUF488 domain-containing protein gives MPAIYTIGYEQATQAAVIDALRAANVQLLADIRFLPLSRRPGFSKSSLKAAAEEAGIAYRHFKQLGTPAEGREAARRGDHATLACIYGGQLELPEAMAQMGELHDIAQQQRVALLCYERDAAECHRSLLFDALFDGFERVDLEPELLPKT, from the coding sequence ATGCCGGCGATCTACACCATCGGTTACGAACAGGCGACGCAGGCGGCGGTGATCGACGCGCTGCGCGCGGCCAATGTCCAGCTTCTGGCGGACATCCGCTTCCTGCCGCTGTCGCGCCGCCCCGGCTTCTCCAAGTCGAGCCTCAAGGCCGCGGCCGAGGAAGCGGGGATCGCCTACCGCCACTTCAAGCAACTCGGCACCCCGGCTGAAGGTCGCGAGGCCGCGCGGCGCGGGGATCACGCCACCCTTGCGTGCATCTACGGCGGACAGCTCGAATTGCCCGAGGCGATGGCGCAGATGGGCGAACTGCACGACATCGCGCAGCAACAGCGCGTGGCGTTGTTGTGCTACGAGCGCGATGCGGCGGAATGTCACCGCAGCCTGCTGTTCGATGCACTGTTCGACGGGTTCGAGCGGGTGGATCTGGAACCGGAACTGCTGCCGAAAACCTGA
- the bioB gene encoding biotin synthase BioB, whose protein sequence is MSIPRIDWTREEIAALFDLPFTELLFQAASVHRENHRPDQVQLCTLLSIKTGGCPEDCGYCSQSVKADSGVPASKLMDVQAVLQSAAQAKDHGSQRFCMGAAWRNPKDRDMPAIVEIVKGVRAMGLETCMTLGMLTPRQADMLAEAGLDYYNHNIDSSPEYYERVITTRTMGERLDTLANVRAAGINVCSGGIVGMGETRADRVGFVHTLATLPQHPESVPVNALVPVKGTVLGDMLADTPLAKIDDIEFVRTVAVARITMPLSMVRLSAGRESMSEATQALCFLAGANSIFTGDKLLTAPNAGDDSDAALFAKLGLTALRGEEPMRACRVAEAAE, encoded by the coding sequence ATGAGTATTCCCCGCATCGACTGGACGCGCGAGGAGATCGCCGCGCTGTTCGACCTGCCGTTCACCGAACTGTTGTTCCAAGCGGCGAGCGTGCACCGCGAGAACCATCGGCCGGACCAGGTCCAGCTTTGCACCCTGCTGTCCATCAAGACCGGCGGGTGCCCGGAGGACTGCGGTTATTGCAGTCAGTCCGTGAAGGCGGACAGCGGAGTGCCCGCGTCGAAGCTGATGGACGTGCAGGCGGTGTTGCAATCGGCCGCGCAGGCGAAGGACCACGGCAGCCAGCGGTTCTGCATGGGCGCGGCGTGGCGCAACCCCAAGGACCGCGACATGCCCGCGATCGTCGAGATCGTGAAGGGCGTGCGCGCGATGGGCCTCGAAACCTGCATGACTCTCGGCATGCTGACGCCCAGGCAGGCCGACATGCTGGCCGAGGCTGGGCTCGACTACTACAACCACAATATCGACAGCAGTCCCGAATATTACGAGCGAGTGATCACCACCCGGACGATGGGCGAGCGGCTGGATACGCTGGCGAACGTCCGCGCCGCCGGGATCAACGTATGCAGCGGCGGGATTGTCGGGATGGGCGAGACGCGCGCCGACCGGGTCGGCTTCGTCCATACGCTCGCCACGCTGCCGCAGCATCCCGAAAGCGTGCCGGTCAACGCGCTGGTGCCGGTGAAGGGCACGGTACTGGGCGACATGCTGGCGGACACCCCGCTCGCCAAGATCGACGACATCGAGTTCGTCCGCACCGTCGCGGTGGCGCGGATCACCATGCCGCTTTCCATGGTCCGCCTCTCCGCCGGCCGCGAGAGCATGAGCGAGGCGACCCAGGCGCTGTGCTTCCTCGCCGGGGCGAACTCGATCTTCACCGGCGATAAGCTGCTCACCGCCCCCAACGCCGGCGACGACAGCGACGCCGCACTGTTCGCGAAGCTGGGACTGACGGCGCTCCGGGGTGAGGAGCCGATGCGGGCGTGCCGGGTGGCGGAGGCGGCGGAGTGA
- the aroB gene encoding 3-dehydroquinate synthase: MAVIPVALAGRGYDVHIGRGLLERTGALAGPLLRKRRVAVIADRNAWNLHGQRLEQGLREAGKDADVYLVEPGEGSKSWQSLAALTDWLLAREVERGDNVLALGGGVVGDLTGFAAAILKRGCGFIQLPTSLLAQVDSSVGGKTAINTAAGKNLIGAFHQPSMVLADLDALGTLPDRELRAGYAEVLKYGVLGDRAFFDWLTNHGPAVLALEDAPLEHAVATSVAMKAAIVAEDERETTGQRALLNLGHTFGHALEAETGFSDRLLHGEAVALGMVLAARYSARTGLMEATEAEAVAGSVRSAGLPSEIAQLRLDRDGGTLVDHMRHDKKMDAGTLPFVLLRGIGQAFLARDVALSDVALFLDEELRR, encoded by the coding sequence GTGGCTGTGATCCCCGTCGCGCTCGCCGGGCGCGGTTACGACGTGCACATCGGACGCGGGCTGCTCGAGCGCACCGGTGCGCTCGCCGGGCCGCTCCTGCGCAAGCGCCGCGTCGCCGTGATCGCGGACCGCAACGCCTGGAACCTGCACGGTCAGCGGCTGGAGCAAGGACTGCGCGAGGCTGGCAAGGACGCCGACGTCTACCTGGTCGAGCCGGGGGAAGGCTCCAAGAGCTGGCAGAGCCTGGCCGCGTTGACCGACTGGCTGCTGGCGCGAGAGGTCGAGCGCGGCGACAACGTGCTGGCGCTCGGCGGCGGAGTGGTCGGCGATCTCACCGGATTCGCGGCGGCCATTCTCAAGCGCGGGTGCGGGTTCATCCAGTTGCCGACCAGCCTGCTGGCGCAAGTCGACAGCTCCGTCGGCGGAAAGACGGCGATCAATACCGCCGCGGGCAAGAACCTGATTGGCGCGTTCCATCAGCCAAGCATGGTCCTGGCCGATCTCGACGCGCTGGGCACCCTGCCCGATCGGGAACTGCGCGCCGGCTACGCCGAAGTGCTCAAATACGGCGTGCTGGGCGACCGGGCTTTCTTCGACTGGCTCACGAACCACGGCCCCGCGGTGCTGGCACTGGAGGATGCGCCGCTCGAACATGCGGTCGCGACCAGCGTCGCGATGAAAGCTGCCATTGTCGCAGAGGACGAGCGTGAGACCACCGGACAGCGCGCGCTGCTCAATCTCGGCCACACCTTCGGCCACGCGCTGGAGGCGGAAACCGGATTCTCCGACCGCCTGCTGCATGGCGAGGCGGTCGCGCTCGGCATGGTGTTGGCCGCTCGCTATTCGGCGCGGACCGGGCTGATGGAGGCTACGGAAGCAGAGGCGGTAGCAGGGTCGGTGCGTTCCGCCGGCCTCCCGTCCGAGATTGCGCAACTCAGGCTCGATCGCGACGGCGGCACGCTGGTCGACCACATGCGGCACGACAAGAAGATGGACGCCGGAACCCTTCCGTTCGTGCTGCTGCGCGGGATCGGTCAGGCGTTCCTCGCACGTGACGTTGCCTTATCCGACGTCGCCTTGTTTCTCGACGAGGAGTTGCGCCGCTAA
- a CDS encoding tRNA-binding protein, with product MHLSHSPEAPAAETIAFADFLKVDIRIGTIVEADEFPEARKPSYRLKIDFGPVIGIRKSCAQIAANYPVGELPGRQVAAVVNFPPRQIGPSMSEVLTLGFADTAGEVVLFAPDVHVPNGSRLF from the coding sequence ATGCACCTGTCGCATTCGCCCGAGGCCCCGGCGGCCGAGACAATCGCGTTCGCCGATTTCCTCAAGGTCGACATCCGGATCGGCACGATCGTCGAAGCGGACGAGTTTCCGGAAGCGCGCAAGCCTTCGTACCGGCTGAAGATCGACTTCGGACCCGTCATCGGCATCCGGAAAAGCTGCGCGCAGATTGCCGCCAACTATCCTGTGGGTGAATTGCCCGGCCGGCAGGTCGCGGCGGTGGTCAACTTCCCGCCGCGGCAGATCGGACCGTCCATGTCCGAGGTGCTGACCCTGGGCTTTGCCGACACCGCCGGCGAGGTCGTCCTGTTCGCGCCCGACGTCCATGTGCCTAACGGATCGCGGCTGTTCTGA
- a CDS encoding shikimate kinase: MRCATAALTPAEIGALVRRIDRPIVLVGLMGVGKSTVGRRLATILQTDFVDADEAIEEAASMQVAEIFDRFGEQYFRDGERRVIARLLDEHHGVIATGGGAFVNPDTRALILERGIAVWIDCDVATLVERTGRRDDRPLLRGGDPAEILERLNRERTPFYAQAPIRVESARGPQHETAMQIVEAVDRWL; encoded by the coding sequence ATGCGCTGCGCGACTGCCGCCCTCACCCCAGCCGAGATCGGCGCACTCGTTCGGCGGATCGACCGGCCGATCGTGCTGGTCGGCCTGATGGGGGTCGGCAAGTCGACCGTCGGTCGCCGTCTCGCCACCATACTGCAAACCGACTTCGTGGATGCGGACGAGGCAATCGAGGAAGCGGCGTCGATGCAGGTCGCGGAAATCTTCGACCGTTTCGGTGAACAGTATTTTCGCGACGGGGAACGGCGCGTGATCGCGCGCCTGCTGGACGAGCATCACGGCGTGATCGCCACCGGCGGCGGCGCGTTCGTCAACCCGGATACCCGGGCGCTGATTCTGGAACGCGGGATCGCCGTGTGGATCGACTGCGACGTGGCCACCCTGGTGGAGCGGACCGGCCGGCGCGACGACCGGCCGCTGCTGCGCGGAGGCGACCCCGCGGAAATTCTGGAACGGCTGAACCGGGAGCGCACACCGTTTTATGCGCAGGCGCCTATCCGGGTCGAGAGCGCGCGGGGCCCGCAGCACGAAACGGCGATGCAGATCGTCGAGGCGGTCGACCGGTGGCTGTGA
- a CDS encoding YetF domain-containing protein: MLIDGTPIDAAMNAERIGLSDLRAAVRRHGSTAFKDVHVVVLETDGTLSVIAQPGDGSTLCDVVGYGQYRKQQNEP, from the coding sequence TTGTTGATCGATGGCACACCGATAGACGCGGCGATGAATGCAGAGCGGATCGGCTTGTCGGATCTGCGGGCCGCTGTCCGCAGGCACGGCAGCACCGCTTTCAAAGATGTTCACGTCGTCGTCCTGGAAACGGACGGAACGCTCAGCGTCATTGCCCAACCCGGCGATGGTTCGACCCTCTGCGATGTCGTCGGCTACGGGCAGTATCGCAAGCAGCAGAACGAGCCTTAG
- a CDS encoding DMT family transporter, giving the protein MSGAPQAGFLPIAAMMFLAGIGIPVFAAFNTALGKQLGGPIAATAVTFAVGLVIALVMVAVTGFPQRATFTFETPHIWFGAIFMLFYATSVAFAAPRIGLGNAIFFVLLGQIVAAAAIDHFGWLGTVQSALTPKRLLGLAVMAVGLYLARKPA; this is encoded by the coding sequence ATGAGCGGCGCCCCCCAGGCCGGCTTTCTCCCCATTGCCGCGATGATGTTCTTGGCCGGCATCGGCATCCCGGTGTTCGCCGCGTTCAACACCGCGCTCGGCAAGCAGCTGGGCGGTCCGATCGCTGCCACGGCCGTGACGTTCGCGGTTGGACTCGTCATCGCGCTGGTGATGGTGGCGGTCACCGGCTTCCCGCAGCGCGCCACCTTTACTTTCGAAACGCCGCACATCTGGTTCGGCGCGATCTTCATGCTGTTCTACGCCACATCAGTCGCTTTTGCGGCGCCGCGGATCGGGCTTGGCAATGCGATCTTCTTCGTGTTGCTCGGCCAGATCGTCGCGGCGGCGGCGATCGACCACTTCGGCTGGCTGGGCACCGTGCAGAGCGCGCTGACGCCCAAGCGCTTGCTGGGCCTCGCAGTGATGGCGGTCGGCCTGTATCTCGCAAGGAAGCCCGCATGA
- a CDS encoding glutathione S-transferase family protein, whose translation MLFYDSPNPAPNPRRVRIFAAEKGISLPSKEVSIPAREHKAPEYTAKNPRGQTPALELDDGTVIAESVAICRFLEALHPDPPLFGRTPTEIGVIEMWNRRVELILMPPVGAVWVHTHRFTAALPGRNAEWGESNRPRIADAFAFFDRSLENSEFLAGDKFSMADILLLTTVDFATFIGSGPDSGNGALMRWHETVSARPSAAA comes from the coding sequence ATGCTGTTCTACGATAGCCCGAACCCCGCGCCCAACCCGCGGCGCGTGCGCATCTTCGCCGCCGAGAAAGGCATCTCGCTTCCGAGCAAGGAGGTGTCGATCCCCGCGCGCGAGCACAAGGCGCCTGAATACACCGCCAAGAACCCGCGCGGACAGACCCCCGCGCTGGAACTCGACGATGGCACCGTGATCGCTGAAAGCGTCGCGATCTGCCGCTTCCTGGAAGCGCTGCATCCCGATCCTCCGCTGTTCGGCCGCACGCCGACCGAGATTGGCGTGATCGAGATGTGGAACCGCCGGGTGGAGTTGATCCTGATGCCGCCGGTGGGTGCGGTATGGGTCCACACGCACCGGTTCACCGCCGCGCTCCCCGGCCGGAATGCCGAGTGGGGCGAATCCAACCGGCCGCGGATCGCCGACGCCTTTGCGTTCTTCGACCGCAGCCTGGAAAACAGCGAGTTTCTGGCCGGCGACAAGTTTTCGATGGCGGACATCCTGCTGCTTACCACGGTCGATTTCGCCACGTTCATCGGCAGCGGGCCGGACTCCGGGAACGGTGCGCTGATGCGCTGGCATGAGACGGTCAGCGCGCGGCCGAGCGCGGCGGCATAG